From a region of the Campylobacter showae genome:
- a CDS encoding relaxase/mobilization nuclease domain-containing protein, giving the protein MTRRDWDAFFEELKSIRAGYTRTAKSEHKYVSFGSGAGFSRSHIPFPKNNFAKQSVVKMISNLPKTSIKRCIDYALKNSLDGSAINEKGERVGSDEILKDWRKDFGDNPNSKDAWHLIFSINEPCDDQRKLRALKESVHNVLGLNFSGHKYAFVLHTHQNNPHVHVVLNKRNSFTDKKIHFDSRSEIREFFDDVRTNFAYSLGARGLKYENKNFLQKDLKLEFNKVKSAVKLETDDYTAKDKINDYYSKMQDKNKQSYDATAGRIEAMNNELAALKKDNEELLRLFLLYTKKRNKRAYKLAKELKESNRVIKEKSKAVLSEIDKINKISSQATQLNEMRLAHYKDRSAGLSLLENFSYNYNKIYPKNRGASKADWQNYKKVRRAIAIHRGREDDAARKYFEDSLLVTRMLGRNESLFKLSAKLEILDKNLYVLQHSGVIGEEASAFEKRLKSNKEFIADICQKRFEFVRKKLLNSDKIDKDGFLFKEYFKGVSVLGVKPDDRLVKIKNEKRFYKDVLAERSGKTKTQGSRSAEQNKFNNELGGRE; this is encoded by the coding sequence TTGACGAGACGTGATTGGGATGCGTTTTTTGAAGAGCTAAAAAGTATCAGGGCAGGCTATACCCGCACGGCAAAATCAGAGCATAAATATGTTTCCTTTGGAAGTGGCGCGGGTTTTTCTCGCTCGCATATTCCTTTTCCTAAAAATAACTTTGCCAAACAATCAGTCGTAAAGATGATTTCAAATTTGCCTAAAACTTCCATCAAGCGCTGCATCGACTACGCTCTTAAAAACTCTCTCGACGGCTCGGCTATCAATGAAAAAGGGGAGAGAGTAGGCAGCGATGAAATTTTAAAAGATTGGCGCAAGGACTTCGGCGATAATCCAAACTCGAAGGATGCGTGGCATCTGATTTTTTCTATCAACGAGCCTTGCGACGATCAGAGAAAATTGCGGGCTTTAAAAGAAAGCGTGCATAACGTGCTAGGGTTAAATTTTAGCGGACACAAGTATGCTTTCGTGCTACACACTCATCAAAACAATCCGCACGTGCACGTGGTCTTGAATAAACGAAACAGCTTTACCGATAAAAAAATCCACTTTGATAGCAGAAGCGAAATCAGAGAGTTTTTCGACGACGTGCGCACGAATTTCGCCTACTCTCTCGGAGCTCGCGGGTTAAAATACGAGAATAAAAATTTCTTGCAAAAGGATTTAAAGCTCGAATTTAACAAAGTAAAATCTGCCGTAAAGCTTGAAACGGACGACTATACGGCAAAGGATAAAATAAACGACTACTACTCAAAAATGCAGGATAAAAATAAGCAAAGCTACGACGCTACGGCGGGGCGCATCGAGGCTATGAATAACGAGCTTGCCGCTCTTAAAAAGGATAACGAGGAGCTTTTGCGGCTCTTTTTGCTTTATACCAAAAAGCGAAATAAACGGGCGTATAAGCTGGCAAAGGAGCTAAAAGAAAGTAATCGCGTCATCAAAGAAAAGAGCAAGGCCGTGCTATCCGAAATCGACAAAATAAATAAAATTTCCAGTCAAGCTACGCAGCTTAACGAGATGCGGCTGGCGCACTATAAAGACCGCTCCGCGGGGCTAAGCTTGCTTGAAAATTTTAGCTACAACTATAATAAAATTTATCCGAAAAATAGGGGCGCGAGCAAGGCCGACTGGCAAAACTATAAAAAAGTGCGCCGCGCTATCGCTATTCATCGCGGCCGCGAGGACGACGCGGCTAGGAAATATTTCGAGGATAGCCTGCTAGTTACTCGAATGCTCGGCCGCAACGAAAGTCTTTTTAAGCTAAGCGCAAAGCTTGAAATTTTAGATAAAAACCTTTACGTCTTGCAGCATTCTGGCGTAATCGGCGAAGAAGCTAGCGCCTTTGAGAAAAGGCTAAAAAGCAATAAGGAATTTATCGCCGATATTTGTCAAAAACGCTTCGAATTTGTGCGCAAAAAGCTTTTAAATAGCGATAAAATCGATAAGGACGGCTTTTTGTTTAAGGAGTACTTTAAAGGCGTATCGGTGCTGGGCGTTAAGCCTGATGATCGGCTCGTAAAAATCAAAAATGAAAAGAGGTTTTATAAGGACGTCTTGGCTGAACGATCAGGCAAGACTAAAACTCAGGGTTCTCGCTCGGCGGAGCAAAATAAATTTAATAATGAACTTGGCGGTCGAGAGTAA
- a CDS encoding DUF86 domain-containing protein — MSDKKIIYRLELAVEKIDQVFEVCKPKGVTAALEDELLTKPAIMKHIDVVYQQFKKLEEAQEYHVLDKFKKEDLKGIRDIRNWSSHDYDNIQNEIIEDVIRTDLPSLKENLQKVIKETKQELCEDLQKKIDRFVKKQDILTPQAKSDLRMDIQKSYDDLRKNGLELDKSYADKLKGIVKSNSNENVK; from the coding sequence ATGTCTGACAAAAAAATTATATATCGCCTAGAGCTAGCAGTAGAAAAAATAGACCAAGTATTTGAAGTTTGCAAGCCCAAGGGCGTTACGGCAGCGCTAGAAGACGAGCTGCTTACAAAGCCGGCGATAATGAAACACATCGACGTCGTATATCAGCAATTCAAGAAGCTTGAAGAGGCGCAGGAATACCACGTCTTAGATAAATTTAAAAAAGAAGACCTAAAAGGGATAAGAGATATTAGAAATTGGTCTTCTCACGATTACGACAATATACAAAACGAAATCATAGAAGACGTGATCCGCACGGATCTACCTAGTCTCAAGGAAAATTTACAAAAAGTCATAAAAGAAACGAAGCAAGAGTTGTGCGAAGATTTACAAAAAAAGATTGATCGCTTCGTTAAGAAGCAGGATATTTTAACCCCGCAAGCCAAAAGCGATCTTAGGATGGATATCCAAAAAAGCTACGACGACCTACGAAAGAATGGACTTGAGCTTGACAAATCATACGCAGACAAGCTAAAAGGTATCGTTAAAAGCAACTCAAACGAGAACGTAAAATAA
- a CDS encoding nucleotidyltransferase family protein — MKASKPSLTKTSPLTKEAILAYLSELKPGLEKDGIQKIGLFGSYAKGYAGEDSDIDIVVLADKKDFLDRLHAFKALAYLNNLKEQIAGKFHKSVDICDFYSEQKMQDDKIVKGAIYV, encoded by the coding sequence ATGAAAGCATCCAAGCCTTCTTTAACGAAAACATCGCCTTTAACCAAAGAAGCCATACTGGCGTATCTATCCGAGCTCAAGCCGGGTCTTGAAAAAGACGGCATCCAAAAGATAGGACTTTTCGGAAGTTACGCCAAAGGCTACGCGGGCGAAGACTCGGACATCGACATAGTTGTTCTGGCCGATAAAAAAGACTTTCTAGACAGGCTACACGCATTTAAAGCGCTTGCATATTTAAATAATTTAAAAGAGCAGATCGCGGGCAAATTTCATAAATCGGTAGATATTTGCGATTTTTATTCCGAGCAAAAAATGCAAGACGACAAGATAGTAAAGGGAGCGATTTATGTCTGA